A stretch of Bombina bombina isolate aBomBom1 chromosome 2, aBomBom1.pri, whole genome shotgun sequence DNA encodes these proteins:
- the LOC128648256 gene encoding ER lumen protein-retaining receptor 2-like, with amino-acid sequence MNIFRLTGDLSHLAAIIILLLKIWKTRSCAGISGKSQLLFALVFTTRYLDLFTAFISLYNTSMKLIYVACSYATVYLIYMKFKATYDGNHDTFRMEFLVVPVGGLAVLVNHDFSPLEILWTFSIYLESVAILPQLFMISKTGEAETITTHYLFFLGLYRALYLFNWIWRYSFEGFFDLIAIVAGVVQTILYCDFYLYFTKVLKGKKLSLPA; translated from the coding sequence ATGAACATCTTTAGGTTAACTGGGGACCTGTCCCACCTGGCGGCCATCATCATCCTTCTACTCAAGATATGGAAGACCCGGTCCTGTGCCGGTATTTCGGGGAAGAGTCAGCTCCTGTTTGCCTTGGTGTTCACTACTCGGTACCTGGATCTCTTCACAGCTTTCATATCACTGTACAACACATCTATGAAGCTTATCTACGTTGCCTGTTCATACGCCACAGTCTATCTGATATACATGAAGTTCAAGGCGACCTATGATGGAAATCACGACACATTCCGGATGGAGTTTCTTGTTGTACCTGTTGGGGGGTTAGCGGTGCTGGTCAATCACGACTTTTCCCCTCTAGAGATCCTGTGGACCTTCTCGATCTACCTGGAGTCTGTGGCCATCCTGCCTCAGCTCTTCATGATCAGTAAAACGGGTGAAGCGGAGACAATCACCACACACTACCTGTTCTTCCTTGGCTTGTACCGTGCCTTGTATCTATTCAACTGGATTTGGCGCTACTCGTTTGAAGGCTTCTTTGATCTTATTGCAATAGTGGCTGGAGTGGTGCAAACTATCTTGTACTGTGACTTCTACTTGTATTTTACAAAAGTACTAAAGGGCAAGAAGTTGAGTTTGCCAGCGTAA